The genomic stretch CGTTTAAGGCGAAAACGGATAAGCCTAGAAAAATGAACGTAGGCATCGGATGGGTCGATGCAGCATCCAACTATGAATGGCATGGATTCTTTGGGGATAAGGTGGATTTGACTACCGAGGAACAACTTTTTACCTTTACATTTAATACGGAAGAAAATGGCTATGGAAATACTAGAATTTCACTTGATATGGGTAATATTTCGGGTGCAGAAGACGGTAATACCATTATCACATTGTCTGATGTTAGTTTGATTAATATGGGGTCTGCGAAGTAGACCGCTAAAGGTCTGTGCAGGGTTTTGAATCGTATTAAGTTATAATCTTAAACGGTTGAGGCACCATCTTCAGTAATGGAAGGTTACAAGTTACGAACTTGTGGCTGGAGACTGAGATGGTGCTTTTTACTTTCTTATCTATCCAATTAAATCACTATATTTTCCTGATATCATATATAATGGTATAGATTACACAAGGAGGAGAGGTGCAGTTCTTGGAACATCATTTGATCTATGAAGAATCTTTTTGGGGACATGACGTTCGATTAAGACACATTACACAAGGTTCCAATACGCTCGTGGTTTTCTTCCCCGGGCAAAATTATTCTTGTGAACTGCCTGTTCTGTACTACGCTGTTCAAAGCGCTACCTCTCAGGGCATGGATGCCCTGATTTTGGAGTACGGCTTTCAAAGTGCTCGTGTAGCACTGGAGAGAGAACAACGTTCCATCCTTGAAGAAGAGATATTACAGATGGTTAGACGCGGAAGTGAGGGGTATGAGCAGCTCATCTTTGTCAGTAAAAGTTTGGGAACCTTGCTTGCCGGTTACACGGCTAAACATCTCACAGATTACTCCATCCGCCACCTGTACCTAACACCGCTGGATAGTACACTTACGTATATGCAGCATTCGAAAGGTATGGTGATCTACGGAGCTAAGGATTCTTTATTCAGCGAAGAAAGCAGAGCAAAGCTCGCTTCATGTTCTGAACTGAAGGTCCATCAGGTGCTGGAAGCAGGGCACGGTCTGGAAACATCGAATCCTAGAAAATCAGCTGAATTAACATCACAGCTAGTAGAAGAATATATTCGTTTTTTTACGTCAGCCAAAGAAGAAACGGTTTCATTATAAAATAAAAAAAGAGAGTGAGCGAAGGGGTTTTTGGTATTATCCCCTCATGGTAGACAGTGAAAAAAGAGAACATGTTACAATGAACTCAAACACTGGAAAACCGGAGGGGATTTTTGTTATGTCAGCGAAGAAAGGTCAAACTTTTAATCGATATAGTGAAGAAACGAAGAAAGAGGCTGTCCGTTTGCGAGTAGAAGAAGGGTGGACGTACAGTCGAATCATGGAGAAGTTTGGAATCAAAAGTGAGAGCCAGATTATCACATGGGTTCGTAAATGCCAAAATGGTGAGGGGTTTGAGGATTACCGGGGACGTTGGGCGAAGAAGCATTTTAGTAGTGCGGAAGAAGAAAATGCATATCTGAAAGCGCAGGTAGAATATCTAAAAAAGCTAAATCCAAACTTGCACGGGGAGGGAAGCTGGATTTCGAAGCCCGGTGCCAGTCCATTCGAGAAATAAGCAAAGTGGCTCCCGTAGTTTGGCTATGTAGAATCGCTGAAATATCACGTGCAGGCTACTATAAATGGAAGAAGAATTTAGTTCATCGAGAGAAACGAGCAAATCGTGATGCAGATCTAAAGGCACACATCTTGAGCATTCATCGAATTCGTCCGTATTTCGGTTACAAGCGAATGCGTACTGCTTTAGGAAAAGAAGGCTTCGTTGTGAATCACAAGAAGGTCCGTCGCTTAATGAGAGAACTTCAGATTCGTTCTGTTATTCGCAA from Paenibacillus polygoni encodes the following:
- a CDS encoding IS3 family transposase (programmed frameshift), whose product is MSAKKGQTFNRYSEETKKEAVRLRVEEGWTYSRIMEKFGIKSESQIITWVRKCQNGEGFEDYRGRWAKKHFSSAEEENAYLKAQVEYPKKAKSKLARGGKLDFEARCQSIREISKVAPVVWLCRIAEISRAGYYKWKKNLVHREKRANRDADLKAHILSIHRIRPYFGYKRMRTALGKEGFVVNHKKVRRLMRELQIRSVIRKKRPFCGRKPSALFPNVLNREFSATAPVQKLVTDITYVRIGHEFAYLSAVMDLYNNEIVAWELSERNDLKLVMDTVQQLKDGPSLLHSDQGFQYTSKSYAKLLEEKQLTGSHSRRGNCYDNACIESFFSHLKTEKLYLEKPNNLEQARSQITEYISFYNKERFQNKLGDLSPIEFREKVAA